Genomic segment of Strix uralensis isolate ZFMK-TIS-50842 chromosome 14, bStrUra1, whole genome shotgun sequence:
CTCACCTGGCCGCCTGTGCACAGCGTGTGTGTGTGAAACCATGCATGAGGAAGATTGACTGTTAGATGAGGATGATGATGGGTTCCTCTCACAGCTTTATTCCCAGAGAAGGTGCCTGGAGCTCTCCTGGCCAGGGCTGACAGCAGGTAACAGTGGGGGGCAGCAGCTCATCTGCCTGGTAACATTAAATCCAGAGCTCAGGCACCTTGGGGGGATGCTGCCAGGCCTGCCAGAGATGTGCAAGGGTTCCCCCGTGGGTCTGTGCCTCCAAAGAGGCTGGTAACGTGGTAATTACAAACACTTTGATCTTGTTACCTGCAACCAGCAGAAAAACTGGTCTTGCTTTTAGCAGAAGCAAGAGCAATCCCATCAGAAAGGATTTTTCAGACAAAATGCACCATCAATTATAACTGCTCATGTGCTCGGAAGCCCAGCATGGAGTAGGAGTCTTAGTATTATCCCCAGTTAAAGTCAGGGATGAGTTTGAGCCTGTAATCCTATGATTAGTATTCATTTTGCATATGAACTGCAATACAGATTGTGTCCTTGCTACTCGTAGTTCAGATAGCCTCATAAACACTTACTTTCTTTAGTGGGCAATGGATTTTTCTCTCTGGTTTCTGTCTTCTTCAGCTTGGTCTTGTCAAATGTTTCAATTTCTGCAAAATCTGGTTTGTCGGAC
This window contains:
- the LOC141949697 gene encoding thymosin beta-12-like isoform X2, which produces MSDKPDFAEIETFDKTKLKKTETREKNPLPTKETIEQEKQSESTA